GCGCAAGCCGCGCGTGAGCAAGGCCGCCGTCGCCCATGACGATGTCGGCACGCAGCAACCCAACCTGCCCTTGCCCGCCAGCCCCGCACCCGATGCACCCCGCGCCCCGCAGGCACCGTCGCACGCTGCCGAATCGGCACCGGCGCAGACGTCCGGCGATGGCGCAGCTGCCAGCAGTAGCAGCGCTCCCAGCGCCTACCAGGGCGGCGACAGCCAGGGCGAGTCCCGCGAAGGTGGCCAGTCGCAGCAGCAGCGCTTCAATCAGGCGCAGCAACAGCAGAACCAGAATCAGGCGCAAAGCCAGGGCCAAAACCAAAACCAAGGTCAAGGTCAAGGTCAAGGTCAAGGTCAAGGTCAGCAGCAGGGTCAGGGCCAGAACGGCGGCCAGAACCAGCAGGGCCAGGGGCAGAATCAGCAGGGCAATCGCCGCGACCGGTTCCGCAACCGCCGCGACCGGGGGCCGCGCGACCGCTTCGGCAATGAAGGCGGCGGCATGCCGTCCTCCGATGGCAGCAACGAACCATTCGTGGCGCGTCCGCACCCAGCCGTGCCCGAGGGCTTCCCGGTCTATTCGCTGAGCGACCTCAAGCGGATGCCGGCGCAGAAGCTGCTGGACATCGCCGACCAGCTCAACATCCAGGAAGGCGTGGCGCGCGCGCGCAAGCAGGACGTGATCTTCGCCCTGCTCAAGGTGCTGACCCGTCATGGCGAAGGCGTTGCCGCCGACGGCGTGCTGGAAATCCTGCCCGATGGCTTTGGTTTCCTGCGTGCTGCCGAAGCCAGCTACCTGGCCGGCCCGGACGATACCTATATCTCGCCCAGCCAGATCCGCCGTTTCAACCTGCGTACCGGCGATCACCTGTCCGGCCGCATCCGCTTCCCCAAGGACGGCGAGCGCTATTTCGCGCTGTCGATCGTGGACACCATCAACGGTGAGCCGCTGGAAGCGAGCAAGAACAAGGTGCTGTTCGAGAACCTGACCCCGCTGTTCCCGCGTCGCCGCTTCCGTCTGGAACGTGGCGATGGGTCCACCGAAGACATCACCGGCCGCATCCTGGATCTGATGGCACCGCAGGGTAAGGGCCAGCGTGCGCTGATCGTCTCCCCGCCCAAGGCCGGTAAGACGATGATGATGCAGCAGGTGGCCACGGCCATCACCACCAATCACCCCGAAGTGCACATGATCGTGCTGCTGATCGACGAGCGCCCGGAAGAAGTGACCGAAATGCAGCGCACCGTGCGCGGCGAGGTCATCTCCTCCACGTTCGACGAGCCGGCTGCGCGCCACGTGCAGGTCGCCGAGATGGTGATCGAGCGCGCCAAGCGCCTGGTCGAGCACAAGAAGGACGTGGTGATCCTGCTCGACTCCATCACCCGCCTGGCGCGCGCCTACAACAACGTGGTGCCCAGCTCCGGCAAGGTGCTCACCGGTGGTGTGGACGCCAACGCCCTGCACCGCCCGAAGCGCTTCTTCGGTGCGGCGCGTAACGTGGAAGAAGGCGGCTCGCTGACCATCATCGCCACCGCGCTGGTGGAAACCGGCAGCAAGATGGACGAGGTGATCTACGAAGAGTTCAAGGGCACCGGCAACAGCGAAGTGCATCTGAACCGTCGCATCACCGAAAAGCGTGTGTACCCGGCGATCGACATCAACCGTTCGGGCACGCGCCGCGAAGATCTGCTGATCGAGCCGGAGCTGCTGCAGAAGATCTGGATCCTGCGCAAGCTGCTGCACCCGATGGACGAGATCGCCGCGATGGAATTCCTGCTGGACAAGATGAAGACCACCAAGTCCAACGACGAGTTCTTCAGTTCGATGAAGCGCTGAGGTCGGTTTGCATCAATGAGAGCCCCGCATTGCGGGGCTTTTTTGTTGTGGGCCAGTTGACCGGATGCAAGCATCGCTTCGGTGGATCTGCGTTGCCAGGCACGTGATCGGTGGGCTCGGCCCATCCAGGCGCCTTGGCGCGCCCTGCCTTCGCAGTGCCGGCAAACGCGGCGCACCCGGCCACACGCTGCCCGGAGCGCGCGCTTGCATCAGTGGTCGTGCGTTTAACCTTTTCTATGACCTTGAGATGTCTAGGAAACACTGGGCGTATCAGGCTTCAAATCGCTCCAGTCGATCACGATCACCGGCTGCTTGCCGCGCAACAGACAATGCGCCATGTTCTGCTCGATGGCTGATCGCTCGACCTGCAACCTGCGATTGCACAGCAGGCGGTCGCATGCCTTGAGGGGCGCACGTACCCGCGTCGCAGCGGGCCAAGCGCGTGCGANNNNNNCTGCTCGATGGCTGATCGCTCGACCTGCAACCTGCGATTGCACAGCAGGCGGTCGCATGCCTTGAGGGGCGCACGTACCCGCGTCGCAGCGGGCCAAGCGCGTGCGATGTCGATCAGCGTCAGCCGGCCTCCGTGCCCTAGCGCTTCAACCGCGCGCAGCAAGGTGCGTTGGCGTAATGCATCCCGGAGAGTGAGTTAGACAGGCACTTCTGCAATACTTCACTGGCGCGCATGGTGGGCGCTCTTCTGTGGCTTAGTCACCTTGAAGCGTGCCCCATGCGCGCACCTTCTTCCACATCTTGAAGCAACAATTGCTTGACATTGCAGGAAGAAATGTGGGGAAACATCAGGTTTGGCGCGTGTATTGCCTGATGCAGCTCAACCGCCGCCGTCGCGGGAAGAAACGCGTGCCCACGCGGCATCCCATGCCGCTGGTGGCCGGCGACGCGATCAACCGGAGCTGGTCAGTCGATTCCATGTCCGACGCACTCCGGGATGGGCGTCGATTCCGCACCTTCAACGTCATCGACGACTTCACGCGCGAAGCACTGGCGGTGGAGATCGATCTGAACCTTCCTGCATCCCGTGTCATCCGCACGCTGGAGCGTGTGGCTGCCTGGCGGCTATCCCGCGAAGCTCCGCCGTGATAACGGTCCGGAGTTTGTCGCTTTGGCGCTCGCCGAATGGGCCGAGCGGAAAAGCATCAAGCGTGACTTTATCGAACCGGGACGACCGATGCAGAACGGGTTCATCGAGCGCTTCAACGGCAGCTTCCGTCGCGGCGTGCTGGACATGCATGTCTTCCGCAACCTCAGCGAAGTTCGCGACCAGGCAGAGCGATGGCTGGTCGACTACAACCGAGAAGTACCGCATGACAGCTTGGGCGGGCTTACGCCCATCGAATTCAGGCAACAAAACGATCCGGCTGCCATCGGGTGATGGTTGGCACTCACTAACGGGGGGCGACAAGTCAACGAGCCCACAGCATCATCAGTTAATCCGGCGTTAATGTAATCGTAACGGTGCTTGAGTACGCTCCGGCAGTGGCGGCCCTGTTGCTGCCTGCTAGGGCAGATACCCTAACAACGGAAATATGACTCATCGACAAAAAACCAGCTGGAGTCGCGATGCTAGAAGACTTTGTACTATTGTCAAAAGCCACGGCGTACGGCTCATCCAACATTTCCAGTTGCATTCTGAAGCGTATGACGTCCCCCGTGGGGACGAGATTGCCATCTGCCACATTCCCCGTTGTACTGAAGGTGAACGTCCCTGTAGTCGCCCCTGAGCACTTACTCGTCATCAACACGGCGACGCTTGTGCCAAGAGCGTCGTTTGTGGCCGCCTTCTGAAGCGCCAACGATGAGAGAGTGCCCAGATCGACCGCACTTTCGTTCAGAGCCAACGTGCATGCTGGCATCACTGGCGATGTCCCCGTAATGGTTAACGTCCAGTGATTCTCCCCGTAATAAATTTCGCGAACAATGTTCACTTTCCCTGGGACCGACGTACTAGTACTGACTAATGCAAGGTCCGAAAGATTATTAGTCGGAGTTATGCCGATAGTGCGAGGATAAGGGCCCATAGTAGCATTAGGATCATTCGCAGTATAAGCATCCAGGTTCACCGCGGAGGAACTTAGTAACGCAGAGACCGGTATATCGACAGTCTGGAAGCCAGTATATTCGGTGGTATTCGGTGCAATCCCTCTGGCATATAGTAAAGGAATTTTCAAACGCAACGTGCCCGTAAGCGTGGCATTAGTAATAGTGTTGGCACTAAGCCCGCCCAACAACCATGAATTAGTGCTACCGAAATCTCCATAAGAAGTCCCAAAAGACAATGCATCGATAGTACTTTCTCCAGGTTTGCCAGCCACGACCTGATTTAGGGTCACCGTGGCCGGGGTCCAGGCGGCGTTTGCGTTTGGCGAGATCGCGGCGGCACTGACAAATCCGACGACAATTGCCACCGCCCTCCTGATAACCCTCCCTAAATGCATCATAAACACAAGTCACCATGCCATAATGAAAAAGATAAATCGGTTATTCCACCTATATGTCCTTAGCTCCTCACACCTACTCCGCAGCCAATTCAATATTAAGCGTGGACGAATAGGTTCCGGCCATGGCCGAGCTACTATTTGCGCCAGCGATTCCGAGGACATTAAACGTCAAAGGATTACCTGCAGATAAATTAGCTCCACTTATTCCCAGGGAAACGGACTTTGAGGTAGAATCGAAAGACTCAAATTCTCCCTGAGAACTCTCTTCAATCTTGAAACGAATATAATCGCTTCCGTCGCTCGTCATGAGATAGCCGTCCGCGACTCCCCCCGACGTGCTAAGGGTCAAAGTTCCCGCTGCTGCCCCTACGCACGTAGGCGTTACAGTGAACGAACCTGAGGTATCGACGAGTAGGTTGCCTGCCACCGTCTTCCGAACATCGGTCGCTGAGATCGAGCCTAGAACCACTTGGGAAGTATTCACCGAAATACTGCAATCCGCTTGTATAGTCGAACTTATGGTGATCGATCCAACGTCTGTCGCCATTGCCCCGCCAATAGGCCAAGAGAAGCACCACATCAGCAGGGCGAACCATAGTCGTTTCTTTTCATTCATAATAACTATCCATATTTTTTGCGCGCATGCCGGCGTAGATGCTCATCGACTAAACCGAGTACATGCAAACGTTACCATTTATTCAGTCGGTCGTCAGCGTAATAGTCAGAGTTGCCGAGTACGTTCCGGCAATCGCCGACGCGTAATTGGCACCTGTAACCACTAGAATAGGTAAGTGATTTAAATGACCCGTGCCCAGGTCGTCGCCCGTCCCAATAGGAAAACTTACTGATTTTGTTACACTATTGAACACAAGGCTACTGACGCTGTAACGAATGAAATCCCCATCCGTCCCCACCCGATCGCCCCCCGCGACAATGGGGGTGCTTAGCGTCAATACATCTCCAGGGGTGGTCGTTGTTCTTCCTGTGCATCGAGTTATCACATCGAATGAACTTCTACTTAGCCCGGTCAACGGTTGTCCTGGCCCGCGATGAGCCCGCACATCTGTTGCTGAAACTGTGCCCAAGTCCAACGTATCGCTGGACAACGTTATGGAACACTCCGTCTTTACAGTCGCAGTTATTTGGAGGGATACCGGCGTCGTTGCACTTGTCATCGCCACCGCACGCAGGGGAGTGAACAACAAAAACGTCAGCAACAGCATCGCTTTTAATCCGGAGGCTGACTCACTTTGGCACATTACATTTTTCCTGACATCGATCTGTGGGTCGAATTAATTGATCGGTACTAATGCAAGCGGTCGACACCGGGCACGATTGAACTTGAGCAATCGCGAGTCAAAATAACAATCTTCTCCGACGAAGTGGCTCCTTCTGGTAACGTGTACTGCACTAGACATTGATGGTCTGGTCCGTCACCCCACTCCGCGCGGAGCGTACCGGACGGCGCAAGACCAGAAAGAAATACCTCACCGTTGTCGGCAACAATACCGCTACTGCTACTGCTACTTACGGTCGTACCAAACGGAAGTGGCGCGCCCTTATGCGTAAGGGTTATAAGCGCACGGGCACCGGTATGCGCGACAAACTTCGCCCTTACCACCGCGCCGAGAGTGGGCACGACACTGGCAACAGCATTTTCTATGTCGGTATTGCCGGCCAAGGTCGTAAGATCGAGCGCAACCCGGTTTTCTTGATAGGCCGAGGCGTAAGGCACCACAGCGTAACCCCGCCGATCAGTCCTGACTCCGATCGTGTTTGCTGGTGCCACGCCGTATGCACCAGGCGCGGTCACGAGGATGTTGGTATCGCCTAGCGACTGCCCCATCGTCAGACCGTTTCGATGCAAGAGAGCGCCACCGGAAAAGCTATAGCTGAACTGCTGGTAGCTGTTGCTGTAACTATATCCCAGGCTGGCATTGCCGTGCGCACCTTGGTGGTTAATGCTCGCGTCTCCGCTCTTATCACCGCTGGCGCGACTTTGAGACACACTCCAGTTCAGGGAAGCATCTTCCAGCGCGGTTCCACTGACGCCTGCGGCAAATGAACGGCTTCCTTCATTATCCTGCGTAGTCGTCAGCGTAGCGACGTACCCCGGACTGGAGCTACCGTTATGGGACCGCCAAAAATCCAGTGGCATTGATAACGAGAGGTAAAGCGTTCGGTCTGTGCTTGCCCTTGAAAATGCTCGCGTCATACTATACGACAGGTTGTAATTGACATGGCGGAATGCGCCACTGAGCCCCAATTGTAATGAAGTGGTGCTGCGGCTCGCCTTCCAGTAGGTTTGGTTCGAACCCGTCAGGTATACGTTTGTCGAATTGCCCACACGTTGCGAGAGGCTAGCCTGGAGAAGCTGTCGCCGGTGAGAATCAAGGTCGTAACAGTCATAGCTTATCGGATAATTCTCATTAGGCACCGTGGTCGCATTAGTCGCGCACCCTTGCATGTCCTTTAGGGCCGTTTCTTCCAGCGTATAGAAGCCCTTGGTGGAATACCGGAAACCCGTTACCTGAAGCGTGGATCCAGTGGCGTTAAACGTACGGGCATACAATATCCGCAGCGACCCTCCTTTATGCCGTGAGCCATCAACAAGCCGGCTGTCAGCCTCCGTCACGTCCGCAGACAGAGCACCTGCCTTGCCCATGTTGACACCCGTGCCGATCAACGTCGACCGATAACGTTGGGTGTACTGCAATCCGCCGAAAACCGTCAGACCATACGGCAAACCCCAAACCATTGTGCCCTCAGCCATGGGCGGGCTCTTGTGTTCGTTATCAGCCGAGCGATAACGACCCGCAAAAACCGAGTACTTCACAAAACCCTGCCGCTGCAATATCGGAAGAGAGGAATAGGGAACGACCCAGCTACGAACGGGTCCGCTCGCCTCCTTGACAGTCACCTCAAGGTCACTGCCTGCGCTAGACGGAGTCAGGTCACTTATCACGAAAGCCCCGGGCGCAACGCTTGTCTGGTAGATCGTATAGCCGTTCTGCCGGACCGTTACCTGTGCATTGGTGCTGGCAGTTCCTCGTATCACGGGCGCGTAGCCTCGCAGGCTATAGGGATACATGTTCTCGTCGGTGGCAAGCTGCAGCCCTCGGACACCGAGAGCATCGAAGACGTCTCCATTGGTATTCGTGTCCCCGACGGTCATCTCGCTTCGCCATGGAATCAGCGCACGTTCGACGTAGGTACTCTGGTGCTCCCACTTCTGATAATGGTACAAACGGTTATTGTAATCGCTCCAACTCCTGCTATCGCGCACGCGCCATGCTCCCAGATTGAAGCCACTGATAGCGCTAAAGTAATGATCGCTGCTGTTGCTATTTCCTGCACGGCTGGTGCTGCCACTAACGCGATATGAAAGCAACCCTGCATCTATACCCTCATCCCAGCGATCCGGCGCGATCCACCCTGACGGCAACCGAACAAGAGCGGCTTGAGGAACACTGATATACAGACGCATTTTCTGGAAATCGAGCACAGACTTTGCACCTGGAATAACTGATTCGAGAGACGGGCAATCGCCGCTATCTCCTTTGTCCACGATGACGTCTGTCAACGCCGATGACTTGACGCCGATCGCCTGCAACTCCTTAGCTGACACGCAAGCCATGAGCCCCGTGTCATCGCGTACGATGGTGCCCGCGTCGCCATTGTTATCAATGGTGATCGTTTCTGACGGGGTAACCGAATCTGCTGGACGAGCGATAAAGCGGATAGTTCTGTTGTCAATACGCTGCCCGTTCAGCCAAAAGTCCACCAGATAACTCCCTGGCAGTTGTGCCCCCCTCCGCTGGAAACGCGACAGATCGGCCACAGCCTGAGAGTTGCCGGAAATGAACCCAGGATCGAACCAAAGATTTGCGTCTCCTCTAGCGTCGGCGGCCAAGGCCGGCGACGCTAAAACTAACGTCATCCACCCGATTAGACTTGCGTGATACTTCCGCCACATCACAGCTCACGAAAGACTTATAGAGGCATGGAATTCCGGAGTCACCGCACCGAAATCATCAATGACGTGATAATCAATGGAACGTGCGTCCGACCCATCCGTCGTCTCGGTCGCGGAACTAAACGGCGCCACCATCATGGACTTAAGCTTATCGCCCCCCAAACGCAAGCCAACCAGCGTAAGGTAGTAAGGCGTAGGGTTGGTGACCGTGATTTGCCCATCTTGCCGCTTGAAGGTCAGCCGACGCGGCGCCTCGTCGACAGACGGCTTTAGACCTGGCGGCCGGATGAAAAGCTTGATACGAGTGACCGTAGCAATCACCAAGATGTTTTTTCCCTGCACTTGCGCCTTGTCCTCAGCCGGAATGGCCTTTGCATTAAAATAATAAAGTGTCTCTCGATCAGATGCGGGCGAACTGCCGACATAAATCAAGCGAAGAATATTTTCATCTCCCGAATTGCTGGTGTACAACGGAGGCGTAACGATGAAGTCGCTATTTTTTTTTGTTGCGCGTCCTCAACCCAAGACTGAACCAAATACACTGAATGCGACGAAGTGTTTTTTATTGAAACATCAACAGACTTTGCGTTTGCCGGGTAAATAACGCGCGTACCGCCCACGGTAATCCCTCCGGCGATGGCATTAAAGCACATGAAGGCACCGAAAACAAAAATAGCTACTTGAGCCCTGAAAAGATACGTCAGGCCAATCATTATTCAAACCTCAAAGGCAGCATATCCCAAGATATGCTGCGCCGGCAATAACAGGATTATTCGTACGTCAAGTTAAAAGTAAGGCTCGAGTTAGCCGCACCGGCCGTTGCGCCTGCCGCTGTAGCAACGTACTGAGCTCCGAAGTAAAGTGTATTCTCACCAGCCACGATAGGTTTCGCAGCGGAACTCTGCGAGCCGGCAATGGCGACCGGTTCGGCGTCCTGGAGGATCTGGATGCCAACATTAGCCGCTGCGACACCGACTGCGCCATCGCCACCATTTAAGGCAAGCACGGTATTGTCTGAGCCCACAGGCGTGCCTACAAACGTAACCGCTGCCGTTGAGTAAGAATCCGTTGTTGTGTCGCTGCTTGCCAATACGCAATCTGACAGCTTGATTGAAAACGAAACTGGCGTACTCGTCGCGCCCTTTTTTGCCAACGCGGCGGCTCGCACTTCTCCCAAATTAACAATTGTCTCGCTCGCACCGGTATCCAACGAACATGCAGCATCAACGATGCGTCCCGTGAAGTTCACCGTTCCACCGCTGACAGTCACGGGAGCAGGAGCGGCCGCCCATACCGAGGCCGAACAGAATGCCAGTGCCGCCGCGGTCGGCAATACCGCCTTTATTTTAATGGTCATTAACTGAGTATCCTTAAAATAGGAATTTCTATATTTTCCCTCTTTCAGAAGAGTCTTCTTAACGCACCGAAAGAAGACTTGCTTACAAGAAGGTTGTCTTGTATCAATCAATCAATTCATTCATTCATTAGCTTTAAACAGAGTGAATCAGTTGCGTACACAGTCCAAAGCAACTGGCACTACGCAGACCTAGCAAGCGTCGCTAATGGGCACACACCTCACAATTCAAGTCGTACTTGTGACTATAATTTTACCCCCCCCTTTTTTTTGCTGTGGGCGAATGCCTATTTATCTATAGGTGCCCCCCCCCCCNNNNNNNNNNNNNNNNNNNNNNNNNNNNNNNNNNNNNNNNNNNNNNNNNNNNNNNNNNNNNNNNNNNNNNNNNNNNNNNNNNNNNNNNNNNNNNNNNNNNGCCCGCTGCGACGCGGGTACGTGCGCCCCTCAAGGCATGCGACCGCCTGCTGTGCAATCGCAGGTTGCAGGTCGAGCGATCAGCCATCGAGCAGGACATGGCGCATTGGCTGTTGCGCGGCGAGCAGCCGGTGATCGTCATCGACTGGAGCGATTTGAAGCCGGACAAGTCGTGGTGCCTGCTGCGCGCAGCTGTGCCGATCGGTGGACGCACGCTCACCTTGCTGGACATGGTGGTTGCTGGGAAACAGCAGGGCTCGCCCGGCGCAGAGAAGCGTTTTCTGCAGCAACTGCGCGCACTGATTCCAGACGATGTGCGCCCGACCCTGGTCACCGACGCCGGATTCCGCACACCATGGTTTCGCGCG
The window above is part of the Xanthomonas cassavae CFBP 4642 genome. Proteins encoded here:
- the rho gene encoding transcription termination factor Rho, with the protein product MSDQPSSDTGSSLDAPVEKRVRKPRVSKAAVAHDDVGTQQPNLPLPASPAPDAPRAPQAPSHAAESAPAQTSGDGAAASSSSAPSAYQGGDSQGESREGGQSQQQRFNQAQQQQNQNQAQSQGQNQNQGQGQGQGQGQGQQQGQGQNGGQNQQGQGQNQQGNRRDRFRNRRDRGPRDRFGNEGGGMPSSDGSNEPFVARPHPAVPEGFPVYSLSDLKRMPAQKLLDIADQLNIQEGVARARKQDVIFALLKVLTRHGEGVAADGVLEILPDGFGFLRAAEASYLAGPDDTYISPSQIRRFNLRTGDHLSGRIRFPKDGERYFALSIVDTINGEPLEASKNKVLFENLTPLFPRRRFRLERGDGSTEDITGRILDLMAPQGKGQRALIVSPPKAGKTMMMQQVATAITTNHPEVHMIVLLIDERPEEVTEMQRTVRGEVISSTFDEPAARHVQVAEMVIERAKRLVEHKKDVVILLDSITRLARAYNNVVPSSGKVLTGGVDANALHRPKRFFGAARNVEEGGSLTIIATALVETGSKMDEVIYEEFKGTGNSEVHLNRRITEKRVYPAIDINRSGTRREDLLIEPELLQKIWILRKLLHPMDEIAAMEFLLDKMKTTKSNDEFFSSMKR
- a CDS encoding spore coat protein U domain-containing protein, whose amino-acid sequence is MNEKKRLWFALLMWCFSWPIGGAMATDVGSITISSTIQADCSISVNTSQVVLGSISATDVRKTVAGNLLVDTSGSFTVTPTCVGAAAGTLTLSTSGGVADGYLMTSDGSDYIRFKIEESSQGEFESFDSTSKSVSLGISGANLSAGNPLTFNVLGIAGANSSSAMAGTYSSTLNIELAAE
- a CDS encoding fimbria/pilus outer membrane usher protein → MWRKYHASLIGWMTLVLASPALAADARGDANLWFDPGFISGNSQAVADLSRFQRRGAQLPGSYLVDFWLNGQRIDNRTIRFIARPADSVTPSETITIDNNGDAGTIVRDDTGLMACVSAKELQAIGVKSSALTDVIVDKGDSGDCPSLESVIPGAKSVLDFQKMRLYISVPQAALVRLPSGWIAPDRWDEGIDAGLLSYRVSGSTSRAGNSNSSDHYFSAISGFNLGAWRVRDSRSWSDYNNRLYHYQKWEHQSTYVERALIPWRSEMTVGDTNTNGDVFDALGVRGLQLATDENMYPYSLRGYAPVIRGTASTNAQVTVRQNGYTIYQTSVAPGAFVISDLTPSSAGSDLEVTVKEASGPVRSWVVPYSSLPILQRQGFVKYSVFAGRYRSADNEHKSPPMAEGTMVWGLPYGLTVFGGLQYTQRYRSTLIGTGVNMGKAGALSADVTEADSRLVDGSRHKGGSLRILYARTFNATGSTLQVTGFRYSTKGFYTLEETALKDMQGCATNATTVPNENYPISYDCYDLDSHRRQLLQASLSQRVGNSTNVYLTGSNQTYWKASRSTTSLQLGLSGAFRHVNYNLSYSMTRAFSRASTDRTLYLSLSMPLDFWRSHNGSSSPGYVATLTTTQDNEGSRSFAAGVSGTALEDASLNWSVSQSRASGDKSGDASINHQGAHGNASLGYSYSNSYQQFSYSFSGGALLHRNGLTMGQSLGDTNILVTAPGAYGVAPANTIGVRTDRRGYAVVPYASAYQENRVALDLTTLAGNTDIENAVASVVPTLGAVVRAKFVAHTGARALITLTHKGAPLPFGTTVSSSSSSGIVADNGEVFLSGLAPSGTLRAEWGDGPDHQCLVQYTLPEGATSSEKIVILTRDCSSSIVPGVDRLH
- a CDS encoding fimbrial biogenesis chaperone, with the protein product MQGKNILVIATVTRIKLFIRPPGLKPSVDEAPRRLTFKRQDGQITVTNPTPYYLTLVGLRLGGDKLKSMMVAPFSSATETTDGSDARSIDYHVIDDFGAVTPEFHASISLS
- a CDS encoding fimbrial protein, which codes for MVNLGEVRAAALAKKGATSTPVSFSIKLSDCVLASSDTTTDSYSTAAVTFVGTPVGSDNTVLALNGGDGAVGVAAANVGIQILQDAEPVAIAGSQSSAAKPIVAGENTLYFGAQYVATAAGATAGAANSSLTFNLTYE